In Yarrowia lipolytica chromosome 1F, complete sequence, a genomic segment contains:
- a CDS encoding uncharacterized protein (Compare to YALI0F03157g, some similarities with uniprot|Q12041 Saccharomyces cerevisiae YDR253c MET32 transcriptional regulator of sulfur amino acid metabolism) — translation MTTMEKRYYIEGSHRYPMEYQIRQAQQLLAPHQNHTLTQHDPGDPLDPLPDLYPHDFFFNTKQTQAGGMNYTDSSPHLRRVYPRRDKQTQTNDEGINFDLDLRISAYLELPEEPEGVLEFESFMPPPKVERDKPMVASSTTIPQAIHMQSAGQSTSAGIVPQHTLSLTQHAHHAPSSQQQQQQHPQHQQQQHHGQQSLPLITQYENGHTTNGINGINGINGINGMGGINGMHSNPLGERRYSYYNIQDTQQQQQQQQQQQHQTQAENLSPGVAAGVGVGAGVGGATGYDVNGMGSADKQFKCDQCECSFRRNHDLRRHKRSHLPVRPFPCTTCSRSFSRKDALKRHLAANACERGKKKRRHDYDEDDSS, via the coding sequence ATGACAACCATGGAAAAACGCTACTACATAGAGGGCTCTCATCGTTACCCCATGGAGTACCAAATCAGAcaggcccagcagctgctggcgCCCCATCAGAATCACACTCTGACCCAGCACGACCCCGGCGACCCCCTGGATCCCCTGCCAGACCTGTATCCGCacgacttcttcttcaataCCAAACAGACCCAGGCCGGAGGCATGAACTACACGGACTCGTCGCCGCATTTGCGCCGGGTGTACCCGCGACGCgacaaacagacacagaccaACGACGAGGGCATCAACTTCGACTTAGATCTGAGGATATCGGCGTACCTGGAGCTGCCAGAGGAACCCGAGGGCGTGCTGGAGTTTGAGAGCTTCATGCCTCCCCCAAAGGTCGAGCGTGACAAACCCATGGTAGCGTCTTCCACGACGATTCCCCAGGCGATACACATGCAGTCGGCGGGCCAGTCCACCAGTGCAGGTATCGTTCCTCAACATACCCTGAGTCTGACTCAACATGCGCATCATGCTCCATCGtcgcagcaacagcaacaacaacacccacagcatcagcaacagcagcatcacGGGCAACAGTCGCTGCCACTCATCACGCAGTACGAAAATGGCCATACTACTAACGGGATCAACGGTATAAACGGAATCAACGGAATCAATGGAATGGGGGGTATCAACGGCATGCATAGTAATCCGCTGGGCGAACGACGATACTCATATTATAACATCCAGGATacccagcaacagcaacaacagcagcagcagcagcagcaccaaaCGCAGGCCGAAAACCTATCTCCCGGAGTCGCAGCTGGTGTAGGAGTTGGGGCTGGAGTAGGGGGAGCCACGGGCTATGATGTCAACGGAATGGGTTCAGCAGATAAGCAGTTCAAGTGCGACCAGTGCGAATGCTCTTTTCGACGAAACCACGATCTCCGCCGCCACAAACGAAGCCATCTACCCGTCCGTCCTTTCCCCTGTACCACTTGTTCGAGGTCGTTCAGCCGGAAGGACGCTCTCAAACGCCATTTGGCGGCCAACGCCTGTGAGAGAGGCAAAAAGAAGCGACGACACGACtacgacgaagacgacagTTCTTAA
- a CDS encoding uncharacterized protein (Compare to YALI0F03201g, similar to Saccharomyces cerevisiae COX13 (YGL191W); ancestral locus Anc_8.151, similar to uniprot|P32799 Saccharomyces cerevisiae YGL191w COX13 cytochrome-c oxidase chain VIa singleton), which translates to MFALRRVARPTTVLRAPTLRNTTRNINQKVEEVLKDGPYKINKAGAEAYEAEYVATEKHAEHTSKLWRKISIYICTPVILATCVNTYFVEAAHAEHREHLSHLSEEDFPPEYEFQNVRTKNFFWGDGDKTLFWNPAVNRHIRSD; encoded by the exons ATGTTTGCTCTTCGACGAGTCGCACGACCCACCACCGTTCTCCGAGCCCCCACTCTCCGAAACACCACCCGAAACATCAAccagaaggtggaggaggttctCAAGGACGGTCCTtacaagatcaacaaggcCGGCGCTGAGGCTTACGAGGCCGAGTACGTGGCCACCGAGAAGCATGCCGAGCACACCTCCAAGCTGTGGCGAAAGATTTCCATTTACATTTGCACTCCCGTGATTCTGGCCACCTGCGTCAACACCTACTTTGTTGAGGCTGCCCATGCCGAGCACCGAGAGCATCTGTCTCATCTGTCTGAGGAGGACTTCCCTCCTGAGTACGAGTTCCAGAACGTTCGAACCAAGAA cttcttctggggcGATGGTGACAAGACTCTGTTCTGGAACCCTGCCGTCAACCGACACATCCGATCTGACTAA
- a CDS encoding uncharacterized protein (Compare to YALI0F03179g, highly similar to uniprot|P07251 Saccharomyces cerevisiae YBL099w ATP1 F1F0-ATPase complex F1 alpha subunit, similar to Saccharomyces cerevisiae ATP1 (YBL099W); ancestral locus Anc_7.432), with product MFKNALRRAGVAAPRISRVAQRGYAEAKATPTEVTSILEERIRGVSGEANLNETGRVLSVGDGIARVFGLNNIQAEELVEFASGVKGMALNLEAGQVGIVLFGSDRLVKEGETVKRSGSIVDVPVGPALLGRVVDALGNPIDGKGPIETEFRIRAQVKAPGILPRTSVNEPMQTGLKAVDALVPIGRGQRELIIGDRQTGKTQIAIDTILNQKRWNYGQDEKKKLYCVYVAVGQKRSTVAQLVQTLEHHDALKYSIIVAATASEAAPLQYLAPFTGTAMGEWFRDNGKGALIVFDDLSKQAVAYRQMSLLLRRPPGREAYPGDVFYLHSRLLERAAKMNEREGGGSLTALPIIETQGGDVSAYIPTNVISITDGQIFLEAELFYKGIRPAINVGLSVSRVGSAAQVKAMKQVAGSLKLFLAQYREVAAFAQFGSDLDASTKQTLTRGERLTLLLKQKQASPMSSEEMVPLIYAGVNGYIDNIPVKQVEKFEAEFVSYLHANESDLLKDIAATGELSKENLEKLKSITENFVGSFAK from the exons ATGTTTAAGAACGCTCTTCGTCGTGCTGGCGTTGCCGCCCCCCGAATT TCCCGAGTTGCCCAGCGAGGCTAcgccgaggccaaggctaCCCCCACCGAGGTCACTTCCATCCTTGAGGAGCGAATCCGAGGTGTCTCTGGTGAGGCCAACCTGAACGAGACTGGTCGAGTCCTCTCCGTTGG TGATGGTATCGCCCGAGTTTTCGgcctcaacaacatccaggCTGAGGAGCTCGTCGAGTTCGCTTCTGGTGTCAAGGGTATGGCCCTTAACCTGGAGGCCGGCCAGGTCGGTATTGTGCTGTTCGGTTCTGATCGACTCGTCAAGGAGGGTGAGACCGTCAAGCGATCCGGTTCCATTGTCGACGTCCCCGTCGGACCCGCCCTTCTCGGTCGAGTCGTCGATGCCCTCGGTAACCCCATCGATGGTAAGGGACCCATCGAGACTGAGTTCCGAATCCGAGCCCAGGTTAAGGCCCCCGGTATTCTCCCCCGAACCTCCGTCAACGAGCCCATGCAGACCGGTCTTAAGGCCGTCGATGCCCTTGTCCCCATTGGCCGAGGCCAGCGAGAGCTGATTATCGGTGACCGACAGACCGGTAAGACCCAGATTGCCATCGATACCATTCTTAACCAGAAGCGATGGAACTACGGCcaggacgagaagaagaagctctACTGTGTCTACGTTGCCGTTGGCCAGAAGCGATCTACCGTCGCCCAGCTTGTCCAGACTCTTGAGCACCACGATGCCCTCAAGTACTCTATCATTGTTGCTGCTACCGCCTCCGAGGCTGCCCCTCTCCAGTACCTTGCTCCCTTCACTGGTACCGCCATGGGTGAGTGGTTCCGAGACAACGGCAAGGGTGCCCTGATTGTCTTCGACGATCTTTCCAAGCAGGCCGTTGCCTACCGACAGATGTCTCTGCTTCTGCGACGACCTCCCGGACGAGAGGCTTACCCCGGTGATGTTTTCTACCTCCATTCCCGACTTCTTGAGCGAGCCGCCAAGATGAACGAGCGAGAGGGTGGAGGATCCCTTACTGCCCTGCCCATCATTGAGACCCagggtggtgatgtgtcCGCCTACATTCCTACCAACGTTATTTCTATTACCGATGGTCAGATTTTCCTCGAGGCCGAGCTCTTCTACAAGGGTATCCGACCCGCCATTAACGTCGGTCTTTCCGTCTCTCGAGTCGGTTCCGCTGCCCaggtcaaggccatgaAGCAGGTTGCCGGTTCCCTCAAGCTCTTCTTGGCCCAGTACCGAGAAGTTGCTGCCTTTGCCCAGTTCGGTTCCGATCTTGATGCTTCCACCAAGCAGACTCTTACCCGAGGTGAGCGACTtactctcctcctcaagcagaagcaggCTTCCCCCATGTCTTCCGAGGAGATGGTCCCCCTCATCTACGCTGGTGTCAACGGTTACATCGATAACATCCCTGTCAAGCAGGTCGAGAAGTTCGAGGCTGAGTTCGTTTCTTACCTGCATGCTAACGAGTCCGACCTCCTCAAGGACATCGCCGCCACCGGTGAGCTGTCCAAGGAGAacctcgagaagctcaagagCATCACCGAGAACTTTGTCGGCTCCTTTGCCAAATAA
- a CDS encoding uncharacterized protein (Compare to YALI0F03135g, no similarity), with product MKRTRNRLPVSCTFCHARKLRCDRKTPCSNCVTHQRQNCNYLKKHDSKKHTATVNTLAPESLTHIGDAQIYTSSISVAALAGSGSHSNVEGVKPTPREQDPPFLHNVFRLLHQSAREKIDTNPHLWARLLPSRALCEQLCQRYMDTINVFHFAVGPAQPQLWINTVYSKDPSKPHTNAELRAMALVLLMMRLGHIATHDDCPDYCADTYLGPRLQHIAESFLQATVTHNSMALEGFQALILLRCHAVFSPQNIDTDQRDNGIVHSSMSLVSTAVTMGLHRDPSVFKLPDSTAALWRGLWCHVLVCDTFHSLNTGTPLSNVIDTSDVRIQQLDLSALATTDAEKTYLTQCAHSLSLYTRMCRLMRKGLSFIFTPSGLTDANYQIIISDIQDFRSSLNLHMEQWVVTDEINAANRLVLLLGALQLQSLINRACQVPANEAPKSHRRLLFTCLEIGSVCDYLSSNMGHFKSFSWPIKAIFLRVSTLTCLNLCSLAWQATKMNATDSLPEIFATCDTLLAWISSVGAVYVTAHQAHVHLTRLLDIVKREHNVSVDMMGWYMGDVDSPLMEWLIQAPSF from the coding sequence ATGAAACGCACCCGAAACCGCCTGCCCGTGAGCTGCACTTTTTGCCATGCCCGCAAGTTGCGCTGCGACCGCAAGACCCCCTGCTCCAACTGCGTCACTCACCAACGCCAAAACTGCAACTATCTCAAGAAGCACGACAGCAAGAAACATACCGCAACGGTCAACACGCTGGCGCCGGAATCTCTGACCCATATCGGCGATGCGCAGATCTACACGTCGTCAATCAGTGTAGCGGCTCTGGCTGGGTCGGGATCACACAGCAACGTGGAGGGAGTAAAGCCGACGCCAAGAGAACAGGACCCGCCCTTCTTGCACAATGTGTTTCGACTGCTGCATCAGAGCGCACGCGAGAAAATCGACACTAACCCGCATCTATGGGCCCGCTTGCTACCCTCGAGAGCCCTGTGTGAACAACTGTGTCAACGGTACATGGACACCATCAACGTGTTTCATTTCGCAGTCGGACCAGCCCAACCGCAGCTCTGGATCAACACCGTCTACTCCAAGGACCCCAGTAAACCGCACACAAACGCTGAATTGAGAGCCATGGCCCTGGTGCTGCTCATGATGCGTCTGGGACACATTGCTACCCATGACGACTGTCCAGACTACTGCGCAGACACATACCTCGGCCCAAGACTGCAACACATTGCCGAGTCGTTCCTACAGGCCACAGTGACGCACAATTCCATGGCATTGGAAGGGTTTCAGGCCCTAATTCTACTCAGATGCCATGCCGTCTTCTCACCCCAAAACATTGACACCGACCAACGAGATAATGGAATCGTGCACTCGTCCATGTCTCTGGTATCTACAGCAGTCACCATGGGCTTGCATCGAGACCCGTCCGTGTTCAAACTGCCAGACTCGACCGCGGCGCTTTGGAGAGGTCTGTGGTGTCACGTGCTAGTCTGTGATACGTTCCATTCACTCAACACAGGAACGCCCCTTTCCAACGTGATTGACACTTCTGATGTGCGTATCCAACAGCTAGATCTGTCTGCTCTAGCAACCACAGATGCCGAAAAAACGTACCTGACCCAGTGTGCTCATTCTCTGTCGCTCTATACTCGCATGTGTCGACTGATGCGCAAAGGTCtgtccttcatcttcacccCCTCGGGCCTCACAGACGCAAACTACCAGATCATAATCTCAGACATTCAGGACTTCCGCTCCAGTCTCAATCTGCATATGGAACAATGGGTTGTGACGGACGAAATCAACGCAGCCAATCGGTTGGTGCTGCTTCTGGGAGCTCTACAACTGCAGTCTCTTATCAATAGAGCATGTCAGGTGCCAGCGAACGAGGCACCCAAGTCGCACCGACGCCTGCTCTTCACATGCCTGGAAATCGGCTCGGTATGCGACTACTTGTCCTCCAACATGGGCCACTTTAAGTCCTTCTCGTGGCCAATCAAGGCCATCTTTCTGCGAGTCTCCACGCTCACTTGTCTTAATCTGTGCTCCTTGGCATGGCAAGCCACCAAGATGAATGCCACGGACTCATTGCCGGAGATCTTTGCCACCTGCGACACTCTTCTTGCCTGGATTTCGTCCGTTGGCGCTGTCTACGTGACTGCTCACCAGGCACATGTTCATTTGACGAGACTCCTGGACATTGTCAAGAGAGAGCACAATGTCAGTGTGGACATGATGGGTTGGTATATGGGAGATGTGGACTCGCCACTGATGGAATGGTTGATTCAGGCGCCTAGCTTCTAG